The uncultured Desulfatiglans sp. DNA window ATGGATGCCAAGATCACCTCCGAGATATCCATGACCTGCACCGGCAGCCCGTCTTCTTTCACCACCCGGCTGAAGTTGTTCTTGCACCACGGGCAGGTGGAGACCAGGGTCTCGGCGCCGACGTATTTCACCTCTTCCAGCCGTTCGGCCGCCGCCCAGCGGGCGAAGTCCGGAAAGGCCTCGCCGGTTCCGCGCCCGGCGCCGCAGCAGAAGGCGTTTTCGCGCATCCGGGGCATCTCGACCAGCTGCACCCCGGGGATCGCCTGCAGGATCTCCCGCGGTTGAGCGTAGACGCCGTTCGTCCCGCGGCGGCGCTTGAGGCGCGGTTCGACGCATCCCATCCAACCGCGCTTGCCCTCGTAGGGGGTCCAGGGCTCGCTCAGCCGGCTCAGGCTGCAGGAGTCGTGATAGCTCATGCGCGTCTCGAAGGGCTTTTCCAGGGTCAAAGCCCCGTCCTTGATCTTCTCGTCCACGTACTCCACCAGATGGAGGACCTCGAAACCCAGGTCCGCGGTGGCAATCCCCAGGAGCTTCGGGTAATCCACCTTCCACATGCGATAACCCTCGGCGCAGCTCGTCAGGAGGATCTTGGCCCCGGTCCTGCGGACCGCCTCCACGTTGCGCTCCGCAAGCGCCTTCGCTTCATCGTAGAGCCCGACCGAAAAGAGTGTGTTGCCGCAGCACCACTCGTCCGGCAGCAGCATGAAGTCCGTCCCCGCCGCCTTCAGGATCCGCGCCGTCGCCCGGGCGATCTCCTTGTTGGTGTACGAGGCGCTGCACCCGACGAAGTAGAGCACATCCGCCTTTTCGGCCGGAGTCACCCCGGAGGCCGCCACCCAGTCCCGGCGCTGTGCGTGCGCCGCGTTGAAGAAGTTGTGGCTCTCGGCGATGTTGGCGGCGATCTTCTTGTGGGCCGGCATCGGCCCCACCCCGTCTTTGACCGCCTTCACCCGCAGGGCCTCCAGGCTCAGCTCGATCTCGAGGTCGAGGTTGCGCTTGCAGCCTACATCGCAGGCCCCGCAAAGCGTGCACGCATACATGATCTCGAGCGCCTTCTCGTTCCAGTCGAGCACGCCTTCGGCCATGGCGTGGCCGATGCGCATCTTGCCGTAGGCGCCGTAGGCATCGAACTCGAATTTCGTCGCGCTCGGGCAGCGCGTCATGAACCGCGCACCCGGCATATAGGTATGGTCCACCCACGTGCATCCCTTGCACTTGATGCAGCGGCTCATATCGTAGACGAAGTTCTGGATATCGGTGACGTCCAGACCGAACTCCGCCCTCGGCTTGTAGTATCTGACAGCTGATTCCTTGCTCATTGTCCCCTCCTCCTTAGAAGCACAGGTTCCCGGGATTCATGATGTTGTTCGGGTCGAACACCTTCTTCAGCCGCTTGAGGTTCGCGGCATAGGAGGCGGCCCGCTCGTAGACGATCGGCGCGAGTTCGCCATACGGTCTCGTGAAGACAGCGCCTTCCTTCAGGAAGGTCTCGGCCGCCTCGAGATAAAGGCCTCGCACCGCCGCCTTGGCCGAGTCGTCCGACGGATCGTAGAAGAAGGTGAACTCCGGCCGGCAAGCCCGGTTGTGCTCGATCGGCTGGATGTACATCCCGATCTCCTGCGCGGGATAGCCGTGCCGGGTCGCGATCTCCCGGATCCGGTCCACAAACTGGTTCGCCTGGAGCGGGCGCGTGTGGAAGAACAGGCTCTGCGAGGCCCCCTTGACCCGGTTGCGCCAGTGCGGCACATCCGCCGGCCAGGGGTTTCTCAGGATCGACAGGACCCGGTGGCGCAGGCCCGGGAACCCGGGAAGGTTTTCGCCGAGATGCATTTCTGTGAACTCGTTCTTGATCACTTCAGCCAGGAAGTTCATCTCATAGGCGATTTTTTCCTCCGGCCGGCGCAGGAGTCCACTCACGACCAGGATCAGGGTCCAGGGAGGCAGCGTCGCCTTCATGCGCTCGTAGTCCGACGGCCCGTTCTCCGCCAGGATCGCCGCCAGATCGACCTGGTTCAGCAGCAGCACCTCCTGACCGATGCGCCTCGGCAGGATGCGGTGCAGGAACTCCATGGCGTAGTTCAGGTCTTTGACGGGGGCGAACAGCACCTTGTCTTTGCGGGGGATCGATTCCATCTTGAGGTTCGTCCAGGTCACGACCCCCATCGTCCCCTGCGCGCACTGAAAAAAGCGGTAAAAATCGAGGCCCGGGCCGGAGGGGTTCGCCCCCTTCGACGGGCTGTCCGGGTAGCCGTTCACGCTCGCCGAGCCCATGCGGAAGATCTCGCCCGTAGGCCAGACGACCTCCATCGCCTCGAGCGGCTCGCCGTAGTCATAGACCTGATTCGTGGGCTCTTCGCGCTCCATGAAATCGGTCAAGACTGAGCGCTCCGCCGGCGGGGTCAGGGGCATGATCACCCGGTAGCCCGCCGCCTTGAGTTCCCGCGTCAGCTTGTCCCAGCTCACGCCGGCCTCGAAACGCACCCGCCGGTTCTCCGGATCGATCTCCAGGATGCCGTCCATCCGGCTCAGGTCCATCAGCACGCCGCCTTCCTTCGGGATCGTCGCACCGAAGAAATGCACTTTCGAACTGCAGGGCACCACAGGCGTCATCGTGTCGTTGCAGACCTTGATAACCTCCGATACCTCGCTCGAATTTTTTGGTTTCACCACACAGCTCGGTGCAGCCGCCCGCGTGTAGCTGTAATCGCTGGCGTATTCCTGCAGCCTCGCCGGGTCATCCAAGAAATTTTCCGCTCCGACCACTTCGGACAATCTTTCTTTTACGTCCACGGCTCCCTCCCTATTCTGGTGATCAGCTCATTTCCATTTCATCCTGTGCCGCAGGGCCTCCTTCATACCGTTTCGATCGAGGAGAACACCATCCGGTACGAAATCCACAAAATCAAAACACGAATTATTTGCGTTTTAATTGTTAATAGTTTAACTATTAATCCGTGTCAAGAGTTTTCCGGGGTCTCATCTTTATTTTTTCGGAGGCGATTTTCTTCCGCGGCCCGGCCATCAAACCGGAAATGAGGATTTTTGGCCAATATCAAGGAAATCAAGCGTTTGCGCGGAGGCGACCTGCAGGTCGCCGCACAAGCAAACGTGCAGATTGACGCCGAGATTGGCCAAAAAGACCATTTCCGGATGGATCTAGATAAACCATTTTAAATCCATAAGTTCACCAGAACTGCAGACCCTCTGCCCGGGAAACGAACAGATGGAAACCGTCATGAGGCGGGTCGGGATCGACCCCGCAGGGCGGGCATGAAACCGGGGAGTCAAGGCTGTGGGCGGCAAAAGACCTTTACGAACAGTCCAGAGGGCGGGTCGAAAATGATCGAACTCTCAAACAGCGTGTACGGGACGCAAAACGTACCGAGGCCATTGGAAGGAGCCGGCTGTTTCTGCGAAGAGCACCCTTACACCGTGGGATGAGGCAAAAAAAACACATTTCATTGTTGACAATTTATCTATTTACAGCTTAACAATGCTGTCAAGATTAAAAGGAAGGCGTAATAGACATGGTAGACAACGATTACCAGAACGACATGAGCATCGACGAAAAGGTGATGATGGCGATCGTCCGGCTAGCCGAGCGCTTCAAGAAGGAGGCCTCCGCCCTTTTCAAGCACCACGGGCTCACCTTTCCTCAATACAATGTGCTACGGGTTCTGGATGCCTCGCGGAACGGACAAAACACGATGCGGGACGTCAACCGCATCATGCTCGTCTCGGGGGCCAACATGACCGGCATCGCCAAGCGCCTCGAGAAAGCGGGATTCATCACCCGACAAAACGACCCGGACGACGATCGTCTCAAACGCCTCCAGATCACCCCCAAAGGCCGCCAAGTATTGCAGGATATCGCAGCCGACAAGGAGCGGAACGTGAAACGGTACCTCGCATCCTATTCGGAAGAAGAAAAACAACTTCTGCTCAAGACGCTCTCCAGCATCCTGACGCACAAGAAGAAACGCTGACGCAAGGCCCCCAAGGCACCCGGCGGCGGCCGACGCGAAGGGCGGAAGATTCCCGTCCTTTCGCAGCAAGCGCCGACTCCCGCCTTACCGATCGACCTTCCCTGCACCCGCCAGGCGTGCTCGCAGCGCCTCGGTGGCCGCGAGGTCCAGCGCGAGTGTCTGAAGGTCTATCACCACGCCGTACTTTTCCCGCGCCGCTCCGATCGTGACATAGCCGTTCTGGACATCCGCCAGGACCCGCTCTGGCTCGCGCTCATGAGGCGGACCGTATCCGCCGCCGCCGGCCGCATCCATGGTCACGACATCCCCGGGTTTGAGCTGCGTCAGCCCATACGGATTGCCTTGCTCCTCATTGACCAGAAAACGGGCCTTCCCGCCCGGAAGACCGCCGAAGAGCCCCTCGGGCGGATAGCGATAGCGGCCCGATTGGATGCCGAGTTTGACCGGCGGAAGGGGCGCATAGGCATCGTCCGGAACCCGGAAGACCACGCGCCGTCCGAGGCCCCCCTTCGCACGTCCGGGCCCCCCTGAATCGGGCAGCAGCTCCCTTCGCTCCACGATGAGCGGCGTGTCGCTCTCGAAGATTTCCACCGGCGTATTGGCGCCGTTGGCCGGAAAGATGTAGACGTAGTTGCCGTCCTCCGATGCGCTCGCCCCCATGCCACCCCCGCGGATGATGACCGAGTGCCAGGGGTGACCGTCCTTCCGGCGGCCGTAAAAGACGTTCATGGTGGCCGGGGTGCCGCCGCTCCCGGCAATGACGCGCGCCGGCACCGCCTCCGCCAGAGCACGGTAGATGATCTCCGTCACAAAGTGGCCGATCTGCATCCGGGCCGCCACCGCCGCCGGAAACCGGCAGTTCACGACGCTCCCCTCGGGCGCCGTCAGGTGAATCGGGGCTGCGCATCCGTCGTTGTTGGGGATGTCCGGATCGAAGATGCTCTTGACGGCCATGAAGACATAGGCGTACGTAAAGTTGTAGACGACGTTCCCGCCCCAGTCCACCTGGGGCGAAGACCCTTCGAGATCCACGTGGATGTCGCTTCCCCGCACCTCCACCGCGGCCTTGATGACCACGTCCCCCTTTCCTTCCATCTGCTCCACGATCCCCTCGGCTCGATAGACCCCATCCGGGACCTTGGCGATCGCCGCCCGTATGGACTTTTCCGTACGGCCGATGATCTCGTCGGCCAGGTCGTCCAGGTTGTCCATCTCGTATTCAGCCAGCATCTGGCATATCTTCCGGGAGCAGACGTGGTTGGCGGCGATCTGCGAGCGGATGTCCCCGATGACCTCGTCGGGGGTGCGGACATTCCAGCGGATCATCTCGAGGACCGCCTCGTTGACCACCCCGCCGTCGTAAAGCTTCACCAGCGGAATGAACAAGCCGTCCTCGAAGACATCGTGGTTGTCGGAAGAAACCCGGCCGCCGATATCTGAATGGTGGAAGACGCAGGCGGTGAAGGCCGCCAGTCGCCCCTCGTAAAAGATCGGACTCATCACACAGACGTCGTTCAAGTGCCCGGCCAGCGCCCAGGGGTCGTTGGTGATGTAGACGTCGCCGTCCCTGTGGCTCGCGAGCGGAATGCGCTCGACCAGTCGCTTGATGCCGAGGGCCATTGCGCCGGACTGCCCGGGCGTGGCGAAGGTTCCCTGGGCCAGTTCACGCCCGCGGCTGTCGGTGAACATGCAGGTGTAGTCATGCGCATCCCGCAGGAGGCTCGAGAAGGCCGTGCGCGAAACGGAGCTGTCGGCCTCGTCCACGATCGAGATCAAGCGCCGCCAAAGGATTTCCAGCGTGACGGGATCAAAGGTCCGGCCCATGATTACACCTCCTCCATGTCAATCCAGAGAAAACCATATTCATCGATCTTCACCCGGGCATCTTCGCCGACGATCAAGGTGGACTCGCGCTCCTCGATGATCGCGGGGCCCTCGAATTCCGCCCCGGCGAAGAGACGGTAGCGGTCGTAGACGGTATAGGGGATGAAGTCCCGGCTGACCCCCGAGAAGGCCGGGCGCTTCCCCTTCACGGCGTCCGCGAGGCTTCCGCCGGTCCTCGGGCATTTCGGGAGCCGCAGCAGCCGCTCGGGCAGGCTCGCGCGCACCTTGAAATTGATGAACTCGACCGGCGAATCCTTATAGGTCCGGCCGTAGAGCCTTTCGTAGATCTCGTCGAAGGCCGCGCGGATAAACTCCTTTTCGACTTCGGCAAAATCGCCGCCGGGCACGAGGACATTGGTCTCCGAACCCTGTCCGACGAAGCGCACGTCCACGGAGCGCTGGAAGCTGATCATCTCTCCGCCCGCCTTCTGGAGCGTTCGCGCCCCTTCCGTCTCCATCTCCCGGAAGATGGCCTCCAGCGAGGCGAAATCCGCCTGCTCCAGCGTCACCTTGTGGCTCCGCACAAGGTCGAAGGCCCTGGGGGCCGTGAAAAACCCGAGGGCCGAACCCACCCCGGCGTTCGGCGGCACGATCAGCCGCGGGGCACCGAGCTTCCTGGCCAGGCCGTAGGCGTGTACCGGACCGGCGCCCCCGAAGGCCGCCACTGTCACCACGTTCGGGTTGCCGCCCTTTTCGGCGATGTGGGTCTTGGCCGCTGCGGCCATGGTCTCGTTGATCAGGTCGTGGATCCCCCAGACGGCCTGCAGAAAGCTGACCCCCAGCGGTCCGGCGATCTTTTCCTCCACCCCGCGGCGCGCGGCCTCCAGGTCGAGTTTCATCTCGCCGCCCAGAAAATAGTCCGCGTCCAGATACCCCAGCAGCAGGTCGGCGTCCGTCACGCAGGGTTCCGTCCCCCCCCGCCCGTAGCAGATGGGGCCGGGGTCCGCGCTCGAACTCTCCGGACCGACTTGGAGCGTCCCCATGCGGCTCACCTTGGCGATGCTGCCGCCGCCCGCGCCGATCTCCATCAGGTCCACCACCGGCACCTGGATCGTGAGGCCGCTCCCCTTCATGAACCGCTGCACCCGTCCCACCTCGAAGGTCGGCACCACGCCGGCCACGCCCCCCTGAATGAGGCAGGACTTGGCGGTGGTGCCCCCCATGTCGAAGCAGAACATCTCGGGCAGATTGAACAGCCTGCCGTAATACTGACCGGAAATCACCGCCGCGGTCGGGCCCGACTCGATGATCCGGACCGGGAACTCGGCGGCGGTCTCCACCGACGTGATCCCTCCGCTCGACAGCATGATGAAGAGCTTTCCATCGAAGCCGACGTCCTTCAACCGCCCGGAAAGACGGGAGAGGTAACGGCCGGTCAAGGGTTTGACGTAGGCATTGGTGACCGTGGTGCTCGTACGTTCGTATTCCCGGATCTGCGGCAGGACATCGTAGGAGATGGAGACGGGCAGCCCGGGCGCCTCCTCGAGGATGAGGGCCTTCAGCATCTGTTCGTGCCGGGGGTTCTCGAACGAGTTCAGGAGGCAGATCGCGATCGACTCCACCCCCGCATCCAGCAGGCGGCGGATGACCGTCCGGCCCTCCTCCGGGTCGAGCGGCCTCAGAACCGTGCCGTCGCTGCGGACCCGTTCGTCCACTTCGAGACGGTATCGCCTGGGGATGAGCGGCGTGGGGAATTCGGCGAAGGTATCATAGGGCGCGTACCGGATCTCACGCCCCAACTCCAGGACGTCGCGGAACCCTTTCGTGGTGATCAGGCCGGTCCTGGCCCCTTTGCGTTCGATGATGGCGTTGATGACCAGGGTCGTTCCGTGGATGACCTCATCCAACCGCCCGACAAAACCCGGGACCCGCCCCTCCAGTTCCTCGATGCCCTGCACCACGGCATCCGAAGGGTCCTTCGGCGTCGTCAGGCATTTGTTGATCGTCAGTTCGCCGGTCTGGTCGTCGAGTAGAACGAAGTCGGTGAACGTTCCCCCAATGTCGCAACCCAATCGAAAACGCTTTTGGGACATGCCCATTCCTCCCTTTCCATATCCTGACTCGAGGCCATACGGCTCAGGCCGGAAATTCGTGCGACCCCGGCCAGCCTCCGTCGCCGCCCCATCCGCTGTCTGTTTGCCATCCCCGGCTTTTCGCTTGACACTGTTCTTGTACACAGTATACAGATTATAGTAAAGCAAAAAATGGCGGAAAATCCCCCCCCGGCCAGACACGCCAAGGGGCCCCTTTTCTCAGGAGATCGCCGATGGATCACGAAAAAAGGCTCTACCCGTCTGCCTCCAATCCCCTTTTCCACCAGCCCGTCCGGCCTCTGCCGGAGGTCATCGGCATCGTCGGTGCCGGGACCATCGGGCCGGACATCGGTTATTACTTCAAGAGCGCCCTTCCAGGAACCGCGCTCACCCTGGTCGACGTGGCCGAACCCCCTCTGCTCGCGGCCGAAAAACGCCTCTCGGGCTACGCCGAAAAGGCTGTTCGGCGCGGCAGGATGACCGGGGAAAAAGCGGCCCGAATCCTCGAAAACATCCTTTACACAACGGATTACCGTCGTCTGGAAGGTTGTCAACTCATCATCGAGGCCGCCACGGAGCGCATCCCGCTCAAACAGGAGATCTTCGCCCGGGTCGAGGCGATCGTCGCTCCTGAGACCGTCATCACCTCCAACACCAGTTCGATCCCTGCGGACCGCATCTTCTCCGGATTGCGGCATCCGGAGCGCGCCACCGTCACCCACTTCTTCGCACCGGCCTGGCGCAACCCGGCGGTCGAGGTGATCCGCTGGGAGAAAGCCGACCCCGACATCGTGGCCTACCTTTGCTGGCTCTTCGCCATGACCGGCAAGGCCCCCGTCGTCACGGACAATGTCATCTGCTTCATGCTGGATCGCGTCTTCGACAACTGGTGCAACGAAGCCGCCATGCTCCTCGACCGGGCTACCGCCGCCGAAATCGACGCCGTCGCCGAGGAATTCGCCTCTGCGGGGCCCTTTTTCGTCCTCAATCTGGCAAACGGCAATCCCATTATTGTCGAGGCCAACACCCTCCAGATGGAGGAAGGATCCTGTTATCGGCCGGCCCTCATCCTTCAATCGGTCGACCGGTGGAACACCCCGAAGCCGGGAAAAGGGCGGAATATCCCCGACGATGTCAGCCAGTCCGCGCGTGACAGGCTCCTCGGGATCCTTTTTTCGCAGGCTTTCGACATCGTTGACCGCGGCATCGGCACACGGGAGGACCTCCATTTCGGGTGCCAGATCGCCCTGGACTTCAAAAAAGGGCCCTTCGATTTCCTGGCGGACCTGGGCGAGGCGGAGGCTGGACGGATCATGAAAAGATTCGAGGCGGAGCGTCCTGGATTCCCCCGGGCTAAGGAACCCTTTTCCTTCTACCAGGATTTCTATCGCACCCTCCTGATCGACGACCTGGACGGGATGAAGGTGATCACCATCCGGCGGCCGCAGGCCAGGAACGCCCTCAACCTGAACATCGTGCAGGAAGTCCTGTCTGTGCTGGAGCGATACACCCCGGATCCGGCCGTCAAAGGATTCGTGTTGACCGGCTATGGGCCGAGCGCCTTTTCCGCAGGAGCCGATATCGTCCGTTTCCAGGAGGTCCTCGGCCGTTTCGACGCATCGATCGCTTATGCCCGCGAATGGGCAAAGGTCCAGCGCTTCCTCGACCGGATGGACAAGCCCGTGGTGGCGGCTGTAAACGGCATGGCCCTCGGAGGTGGACTGGAACTCGCCATCCGCTGCCATGCGATGGTGGCGACCCGCAACGCCCTTTTCCAATTCCCCGAAATCACCCTCGGCATCCTGCCGGGGATCGGCGGCTGCATCGTGCCCTACCGAAAATGGCCGCAAAGCGCCGCCCGCTTCCATGACATGCTGTGCCTCGCCGCCCCCCTCCGGGCCCAAGAGGCCTTCGCGGCGGGGATCGTGACGGGTCTTTCCGCCGACTACGCCGCCTTGATCCAGGATGCCGCAGCAGCAGCCAGGGCCCTCCAGGGTCGAATCCCGC harbors:
- a CDS encoding CoB--CoM heterodisulfide reductase iron-sulfur subunit D family protein, producing the protein MSKESAVRYYKPRAEFGLDVTDIQNFVYDMSRCIKCKGCTWVDHTYMPGARFMTRCPSATKFEFDAYGAYGKMRIGHAMAEGVLDWNEKALEIMYACTLCGACDVGCKRNLDLEIELSLEALRVKAVKDGVGPMPAHKKIAANIAESHNFFNAAHAQRRDWVAASGVTPAEKADVLYFVGCSASYTNKEIARATARILKAAGTDFMLLPDEWCCGNTLFSVGLYDEAKALAERNVEAVRRTGAKILLTSCAEGYRMWKVDYPKLLGIATADLGFEVLHLVEYVDEKIKDGALTLEKPFETRMSYHDSCSLSRLSEPWTPYEGKRGWMGCVEPRLKRRRGTNGVYAQPREILQAIPGVQLVEMPRMRENAFCCGAGRGTGEAFPDFARWAAAERLEEVKYVGAETLVSTCPWCKNNFSRVVKEDGLPVQVMDISEVILASIEG
- a CDS encoding FAD binding domain protein: MDVKERLSEVVGAENFLDDPARLQEYASDYSYTRAAAPSCVVKPKNSSEVSEVIKVCNDTMTPVVPCSSKVHFFGATIPKEGGVLMDLSRMDGILEIDPENRRVRFEAGVSWDKLTRELKAAGYRVIMPLTPPAERSVLTDFMEREEPTNQVYDYGEPLEAMEVVWPTGEIFRMGSASVNGYPDSPSKGANPSGPGLDFYRFFQCAQGTMGVVTWTNLKMESIPRKDKVLFAPVKDLNYAMEFLHRILPRRIGQEVLLLNQVDLAAILAENGPSDYERMKATLPPWTLILVVSGLLRRPEEKIAYEMNFLAEVIKNEFTEMHLGENLPGFPGLRHRVLSILRNPWPADVPHWRNRVKGASQSLFFHTRPLQANQFVDRIREIATRHGYPAQEIGMYIQPIEHNRACRPEFTFFYDPSDDSAKAAVRGLYLEAAETFLKEGAVFTRPYGELAPIVYERAASYAANLKRLKKVFDPNNIMNPGNLCF
- a CDS encoding hypothetical protein (Evidence 5 : Unknown function); amino-acid sequence: MISSFPFHPVPQGLLHTVSIEENTIRYEIHKIKTRIICVLIVNSLTINPCQEFSGVSSLFFRRRFSSAARPSNRK
- a CDS encoding hypothetical protein (Evidence 5 : Unknown function) yields the protein MVFLANLGVNLHVCLCGDLQVASAQTLDFLDIGQKSSFPV
- a CDS encoding Transcriptional regulator, MarR family gives rise to the protein MVDNDYQNDMSIDEKVMMAIVRLAERFKKEASALFKHHGLTFPQYNVLRVLDASRNGQNTMRDVNRIMLVSGANMTGIAKRLEKAGFITRQNDPDDDRLKRLQITPKGRQVLQDIAADKERNVKRYLASYSEEEKQLLLKTLSSILTHKKKR
- a CDS encoding Hydantoinase B/oxoprolinase translates to MGRTFDPVTLEILWRRLISIVDEADSSVSRTAFSSLLRDAHDYTCMFTDSRGRELAQGTFATPGQSGAMALGIKRLVERIPLASHRDGDVYITNDPWALAGHLNDVCVMSPIFYEGRLAAFTACVFHHSDIGGRVSSDNHDVFEDGLFIPLVKLYDGGVVNEAVLEMIRWNVRTPDEVIGDIRSQIAANHVCSRKICQMLAEYEMDNLDDLADEIIGRTEKSIRAAIAKVPDGVYRAEGIVEQMEGKGDVVIKAAVEVRGSDIHVDLEGSSPQVDWGGNVVYNFTYAYVFMAVKSIFDPDIPNNDGCAAPIHLTAPEGSVVNCRFPAAVAARMQIGHFVTEIIYRALAEAVPARVIAGSGGTPATMNVFYGRRKDGHPWHSVIIRGGGMGASASEDGNYVYIFPANGANTPVEIFESDTPLIVERRELLPDSGGPGRAKGGLGRRVVFRVPDDAYAPLPPVKLGIQSGRYRYPPEGLFGGLPGGKARFLVNEEQGNPYGLTQLKPGDVVTMDAAGGGGYGPPHEREPERVLADVQNGYVTIGAAREKYGVVIDLQTLALDLAATEALRARLAGAGKVDR
- a CDS encoding Hydantoinase/oxoprolinase, with translation MSQKRFRLGCDIGGTFTDFVLLDDQTGELTINKCLTTPKDPSDAVVQGIEELEGRVPGFVGRLDEVIHGTTLVINAIIERKGARTGLITTKGFRDVLELGREIRYAPYDTFAEFPTPLIPRRYRLEVDERVRSDGTVLRPLDPEEGRTVIRRLLDAGVESIAICLLNSFENPRHEQMLKALILEEAPGLPVSISYDVLPQIREYERTSTTVTNAYVKPLTGRYLSRLSGRLKDVGFDGKLFIMLSSGGITSVETAAEFPVRIIESGPTAAVISGQYYGRLFNLPEMFCFDMGGTTAKSCLIQGGVAGVVPTFEVGRVQRFMKGSGLTIQVPVVDLMEIGAGGGSIAKVSRMGTLQVGPESSSADPGPICYGRGGTEPCVTDADLLLGYLDADYFLGGEMKLDLEAARRGVEEKIAGPLGVSFLQAVWGIHDLINETMAAAAKTHIAEKGGNPNVVTVAAFGGAGPVHAYGLARKLGAPRLIVPPNAGVGSALGFFTAPRAFDLVRSHKVTLEQADFASLEAIFREMETEGARTLQKAGGEMISFQRSVDVRFVGQGSETNVLVPGGDFAEVEKEFIRAAFDEIYERLYGRTYKDSPVEFINFKVRASLPERLLRLPKCPRTGGSLADAVKGKRPAFSGVSRDFIPYTVYDRYRLFAGAEFEGPAIIEERESTLIVGEDARVKIDEYGFLWIDMEEV
- a CDS encoding Fusion of 3-hydroxyacyl-CoA dehydrogenase and enoyl-CoA hydratase — its product is MDHEKRLYPSASNPLFHQPVRPLPEVIGIVGAGTIGPDIGYYFKSALPGTALTLVDVAEPPLLAAEKRLSGYAEKAVRRGRMTGEKAARILENILYTTDYRRLEGCQLIIEAATERIPLKQEIFARVEAIVAPETVITSNTSSIPADRIFSGLRHPERATVTHFFAPAWRNPAVEVIRWEKADPDIVAYLCWLFAMTGKAPVVTDNVICFMLDRVFDNWCNEAAMLLDRATAAEIDAVAEEFASAGPFFVLNLANGNPIIVEANTLQMEEGSCYRPALILQSVDRWNTPKPGKGRNIPDDVSQSARDRLLGILFSQAFDIVDRGIGTREDLHFGCQIALDFKKGPFDFLADLGEAEAGRIMKRFEAERPGFPRAKEPFSFYQDFYRTLLIDDLDGMKVITIRRPQARNALNLNIVQEVLSVLERYTPDPAVKGFVLTGYGPSAFSAGADIVRFQEVLGRFDASIAYAREWAKVQRFLDRMDKPVVAAVNGMALGGGLELAIRCHAMVATRNALFQFPEITLGILPGIGGCIVPYRKWPQSAARFHDMLCLAAPLRAQEAFAAGIVTGLSADYAALIQDAAAAARALQGRIPRIPDGKVDLPPFNLPGEPRSGSLRLSREALSVMIETIEAGAAATTLEAALEAGYRGFARIACLEAAREGIAAFLEKRKPVYEK